From Paenibacillus sp. FSL H8-0537:
TTTCCATACAGATTTGCTGGAGTTCTCCTTTGCCTTTAAAGGGGAGGGATTCGTCATCCTGGCGGCCCTCATCTTCTCCATCACTGCCATTTATGCCAAAAAGCTGACCGCCACCATTGATGTTTTGCTGGTCACGGGCTTTAGCCTGTTAATTGGCGGGCTGGCCCTAACCTTGCTGGGACTCGTACTTGGGGGCCGTGTAACTCATTTTACACCGGACTCGGCGGGCAATCTTATTTATTTGGCGCTGCTGTCCTCGGCTGCTTTCTGTCTATGGAATCTGCTGCTGAAGTATAACAAAGTCGGACAGGTGTCTGTTTACAACTTTCTGATTCCCGTGTTCGGGACATTGCTGTCTGCATGGTTTCTCGGTGAACAGATTATGGAGTTTAAAAATCTCGTGGCGCTGCTGTTCGTATCTCTTGGCATTTACATGGTCAATCGGACGCGGAAAGAGGTCATAGTGCCGCAAGGCTAGGAAGCATTGAGAATTTAAAAGCCCGCCAAAGGCCTTGTGAAATCAAGGCTTTTGGCGGGTTTTTTTGATCGTTTCTTTTGGAAGCCTGCTAGTCCGAGCACAAGCTGCCTATTTTCATCATTGACAGTGCTCCAAATTATGGTTATGATGATCTCGAATATTAATAGTAATCATTACTATTAAATAGCGGCAAAGCAAAAGGAACGCGGGATCAAAAAATTGAATTAGAGGGTAGTTGTGATGAAACGGGAAATCGATTTTGTAAAGTTAAACCCCACGCAAAATATGACCATTCTTGTGAAAACCAATCATTCCGCTTCCGAGTACAAGCACATTGCTTCAAAAATGATGTCTTATGACAGTGTTTATGCTGAACAAGTAGGCTTCATCGAACAGCCGATAAAACACGAAGCGGCTGCCTATTTGCAAATGGCGGGAGGTGAGTTTTGCGGCAATGCTTGTATGGCGCTGGCTGCTTTTATCGCTTCTGAGAAAGGGATCGAACAGAACGATTTAATGGAAATCGTGTTAGAAGCTTCGGGAACCGATCAATTGGTCACCTGCCAAGTGAAAAAAAGCAAGGAAGAGTATTTTTGCCAAGTAGCGATGCCAATGCCTCGAAAAATCGAGCAGCAGACCGTTGTATATGAAGGTAATGATTTAAACCTTGTCATTGTAAGGTACGATGATTTTTTTCATATTGTCATTGAAGTAGAGCAATTCAATAGTGCCGAGAAGGAAAGAGCACAATCATTAGCCAAGCTGCTGGGCATCACGTTTGGATCGAGCTTGATCGGCATATTATTGTTTAAGCCCGAGTCTAATGAAATGGCGCCGCTCATTTATGTGCCTCCCTTAGACAGCATGATTTGGGAAAGAGGCTGCGGATCAGGCACGGCTTCACTTGGCGCATACCTGTCATGGAAAAATAAAGGCGCTATTGCTGCGCAGGTTAAGC
This genomic window contains:
- a CDS encoding diaminopimelate epimerase — its product is MKREIDFVKLNPTQNMTILVKTNHSASEYKHIASKMMSYDSVYAEQVGFIEQPIKHEAAAYLQMAGGEFCGNACMALAAFIASEKGIEQNDLMEIVLEASGTDQLVTCQVKKSKEEYFCQVAMPMPRKIEQQTVVYEGNDLNLVIVRYDDFFHIVIEVEQFNSAEKERAQSLAKLLGITFGSSLIGILLFKPESNEMAPLIYVPPLDSMIWERGCGSGTASLGAYLSWKNKGAIAAQVKQPGGTIQVTADCYKDEVTSLMIEGSVGIVAQGKAFISV